In Bacteroidota bacterium, one DNA window encodes the following:
- a CDS encoding plasmid pRiA4b ORF-3 family protein gives MEITQNLVEKFLPKEEGMQYPLCIDGKLNCPPEDCGGIPGFYRMLEIIKSKKHPEKKEMLEWLGDKYDAQYFDMESVNEALSKLDEYIKESNGLG, from the coding sequence TTGGAGATAACACAGAATCTCGTTGAAAAATTTCTACCGAAAGAAGAAGGCATGCAATACCCGCTTTGCATAGATGGAAAATTAAACTGTCCGCCTGAGGATTGTGGCGGAATCCCCGGCTTTTACCGGATGCTTGAAATCATAAAAAGCAAGAAACATCCGGAGAAAAAAGAAATGCTTGAATGGCTCGGTGATAAGTATGACGCGCAGTATTTTGACATGGAATCGGTCAATGAAGCGTTGTCAAAACTTGATGAATACATCAAGGAATCTAACGGACTCGGTTAA